A section of the Macadamia integrifolia cultivar HAES 741 chromosome 9, SCU_Mint_v3, whole genome shotgun sequence genome encodes:
- the LOC122090124 gene encoding probable LRR receptor-like serine/threonine-protein kinase At3g47570, producing MVYALASQNLILMALHHLILVFILLLFGGSSFLRLAKSATIGGGRIIGGNETDQLALLEFKKKIYDDPYGVLSSWNNSIHYCNWRGITCGHQHQQRAIRLDLHGKGLVGSISPSIGNLTFLHFLNLGNNSFHGKIPQEIGNLIRLHTIVFYDNSLEGEVPTTLANCTRLREIWFTYNNLVGKIPVELVMSLSKLEKISIYRNGLIGEIPSSIGNTSTLQYISFGDNALKGSIPESFGQLRNLYFLRLETNKLSGMFPVSLYNLSSLETIALVQNQLRGSLPRDIGLTLPNLINLELGVNLFSGSIPSSITNISTLQLFDLDTNSFSGKVPNNLGDLQNLQRFFISINNFTDDLAFVNSLLNCTHLEIADLAFNGFEGLLPNFKANLSTQLSVLHLEGNQISGTIPDGIEKLINLNSLALAQNFLQGNIPFSIGKFRKLQRLFLGENRLSGQIPSSIGNLTLLYRLHLESNNLNESIPFSIGNCQQLQYLTLNDNSLQGPIPKRLFLISSLSISLDLSYNSLVGSLPIEIDNLKSLSMLDISNNNLSGEIPSSIGDCNSLVHLYMGGNLFEGAIPQSLTLLKGLQDLDLSLNNLSGQIPKDLDKLLALRRLNLSFNNLEGEVPTKGIFGNATEIFLNGNEKLCGGIPKLLLLTCTNHGSMKREKSNDVRIILVIIGGVLGFLLISSFLTLYWIRKSKSKSTSTPLIGERFLKISYRELFQATRGFSSANFIGSGSFGSVYKGVINQDETIVAVKVLNLQNPRAYKSFTAECEALINIRHRNLVKILTSCSSLDSKGKDFKALVYEFMPNGSLDDWLHLPTETHDHSRNLSLLQRLSIAIDVASALDYLHYHCHAAIVHCDLKPSNILLDSDMTAHVSDFGLARLLLEPDDNSSQVQTSTIGIRGSIGYAAPEYGMGGRATIQGDVFSYGILLLEMFTGKRPTDQMFTDDINLHNFAKKAFPVHVMQILDLTLLSKEEQSEEIEEDAINRTESHLIEKYQDCITSIIEIALQCSMESPGERMNMNDVMRGLHSIKGKFS from the exons ATGGTTTATGCATTAGCATCTCAAAATTTGATTCTGATGGCACTTCATCATCTTATTCTAGTTTTCATTCTCCTCCTCTTTGGTGGGAGCTCATTCTTGAGGCTAGCAAAATCAGCCACTATTGGTGGTGGAAGGATCATAGGAGGGAACGAGACAGATCAACTTGCTTTGTTGGagttcaagaaaaaaatttatgatgATCCGTACGGAGTATTAAGTTCTTGGAACAATTCTATCCATTACTGCAACTGGAGAGGGATCACATGTGGTCATCAACATCAACAACGGGCTATCAGGTTGGATTTACATGGGAAGGGGTTGGTTGGTAGCATATCTCCTTCCATAGGGAATCTCACCTTTCTACATTTCCTTAACCTTGGAAACAACAGTTTCCATGGAAAAATTCCCCAAGAGATCGGTAATCTGATTCGTTTGCACACCATTGTTTTTTATGACAACAGCCTTGAAGGAGAAGTTCCTACCACTCTGGCCAACTGCACTCGTCTAAGAGAGATTTGGTTCACCTATAACAATCTTGTCGGCAAGATTCCGGTTGAACTAGTTATGTCTTTGTCAAAGTTGGAGAAGATTTCTATTTACCGAAATGGCTTAATAGGAGAAATACCATCTTCTATTGGGAACACTTCCACCTTGCAATATATCTCTTTTGGTGATAATGCACTGAAGGGGAGCATTCCAGAATCCTTTGGTCAGCTAAGAAACCTATATTTTCTTAGACTTGAAACAAACAAGCTATCTGGTATGTTCCCAGTCTCACTATATAATCTCTCATCTCTTGAAACTATTGCTCTGGTACAAAACCAACTACGTGGGAGCCTTCCACGAGACATAGGTCTCACTCTTCCAAATCTCATAAATCTAGAACTTGGAGTGAACCTTTTCTCAGGGAGCATTCCGAGTTCCATCACCAATATTTCAACACTCCAACTATTTGATCTTGATACGAATAGTTTTTCTGGAAAAGTCCCTAACAACTTGGGAGATCTTCAAAATCTTCAACGTTTCTTTATCAGTATAAACAATTTTACTGATGATTTAGCTTTTGTAAATTCCTTGCTCAATTGTACACATCTAGAGATTGCCGACCTAGCATTCAATGGTTTTGAGGGCTTGCTTCCTAACTTTAAAGCCAATCTTTCAACACAGCTCTCAGTACTTCATTTGGAAGGTAATCAAATATCTGGAACCATTCCTGATGGGATTGAGAAACTCATCAACTTAAACTCACTGGCCTTGGCTCAGAACTTTCTCCAAGGTAATATTCCGTTTAGTATAGGGAAATTTCGGAAGCTTCAAAGATTATTCTTGGGTGAAAATAGACTTTCAGGACAAATACCTTCATCTATAGGTAATCTCACTCTTTTGTATAGACTCCATTTAGAATCCAACAACTTGAATGAAAGTATTCCTTTCAGCATTGGAAATTGTCAACAGTTGCAGTACCTAACCCTTAATGACAATAGTCTCCAAGGCCCAATACCTAAACgactctttcttatttcttccttATCAATTTCTCTCGACTTATCATATAATTCTCTTGTCGGTTCCCTACCCATTGAAATTGATAACTTGAAGAGTCTTTCTATGTTGGACATCTCCAATAACAATTTGTCTGGAGAAATCCCCTCCTCCATTGGTGATTGCAATAGTTTAGTCCATCTTTATATGGGGGGTAATTTGTTTGAAGGAGCCATTCCTCAATCTTTGACTCTTTTGAAGGGGCTTCAAGATTTAGATCTCTCACTCAACAACTTATCAGGGCAAATTCCAAAAGATTTAGATAAACTTTTAGCATTGCGGAGATTAAATTTGTCCTTCAATAATCTTGAGGGGGAGGTACCAACAAAGGGAATCTTTGGAAATGCaactgaaatttttttgaatggaAATGAAAAGCTTTGTGGGGGAATTCCAAAGTTACTACTGCTTACATGCACAAACCATGGATCTATGAAACGAGAAAAGTCCAATGATGTTAGAATAATTTTGGTAATCATCGGTGGGgttcttggttttcttttgatatCTTCCTTTCTTACTCTTTATTggataagaaaatcaaaaagtAAATCTACATCAACACCATTAATCGGTGAGCGGTTCTTAAAGATTTCTTATAGAGAACTCTTCCAAGCTACTAGAGGATTTTCTTCAGCCAATTTCATAGGTTCTGGTAGTTTTGGCTCTGTATACAAAGGGGTTATCAACCAAGATGAAACCATTGTCGCAGTCAAGGTACTCAATCTTCAAAATCCAAGAGCTTACAAGAGCTTTACAGCTGAATGCGAAGCATTAATAAACATTCGGCATCGAAATCTTGTCAAGATTTTAACTTCATGTTCAAGTCTCGATTCAAAGGGAAAAGATTTCAAGGCCCTTGTTTATGAGTTCATGCCCAATGGGAGTCTAGATGATTGGTTGCATCTGCCGACAGAGACACATGATCATTCAAGGAATTTAAGTCTTCTTCAAAGATTAAGCATTGCAATTGATGTGGCTTCTGCATTGGATTACCTTCATTACCACTGTCATGCAGCAATTGTTCATTGTGACTTGAAGCCAAGTAATATTCTACTTGACAGTGATATGACTGCACACGTTAGTGATTTTGGTTTGGCAAGGCTACTTTTAGAACCTGACGACAATTCATCTCAGGTTCAAACTAGTACCATCGGGATAAGAGGATCTATTGGCTATGCTGCTCCAG AATATGGTATGGGTGGAAGGGCAACCATACAAGGGGACGTGTTTAGCTATGGTATCCTTTTATTGGAGATGTTCACAGGAAAAAGGCCAACAGATCAGATGTTTACTGATGACATTAATCTGCATAACTTTGCAAAGAAAGCTTTCCCTGTACACGTCATGCAAATTTTAGATCTTACACTCTTATCCAAGGAAgaacaaagtgaagaaattgaagaggatGCTATCAACAGAACTGAAAGTCATTTGATAGAAAAATATCAAGATTGCATAACGTCAATAATTGAAATTGCACTCCAGTGCTCCATGGAATCGCCAGGAGAACGTATGAATATGAATGATGTTATGAGGGGACTACATTCgatcaaaggaaaattttcttga